The Staphylococcus sp. 17KM0847 DNA segment TCTAACTTGCACTTAGTTTTAGGTAATATAAAGGTGTATAGAAATCTTCCTATAATTATTCCAAGCCAAAATGTACTTACAGTAATGTAACTAAATTTATCGGAAACTAAATTAATATAGGGTAATAAATTTGAAAAGTTAGTTTCTATACTGATATAAAAGAAACACCATATAAGAATGATCATAACTATTATAGTTTTTTTATTAAAAATTAATGTAGGTATTATACTTCTATCGTTTTTGCTTACTTCAAATTTTAGTGGATATAACAATAGAAGTAAGAGTATGTTTATTAGTATTATAAATATAATAGAATATTTTATATCTGTATGATACTCAAACGCCCAAACAATAACAGGTAACAAAAATGAACCTAAAGCAAAGAATGATTCAATATATCCGAAAGTTTTAATGGAACTAAACTTATTATTAAAAATATACGATGCAATAGATGATTCTATAAATCCGGCACAAAAACCTAAAATAGCTACAAATAAGTATACAATTAAGTAATGTTCAAAAGTAATAAAAGTAATGGTAATTAATAGAATAGATAGATGAATTATTTTAAAATAATTCTTGATATCCTTATCTGTTAAGAAGGCAGAACAAAATACTCCAATCATAAATGTTATGAATTGGATACTTATTAAATTTGACACATCTGA contains these protein-coding regions:
- a CDS encoding MFS transporter; the encoded protein is MNKFHILYFSLMYFLIGMIHTFVGSFNQFLKIEINMNQSDVSNLISIQFITFMIGVFCSAFLTDKDIKNYFKIIHLSILLITITFITFEHYLIVYLFVAILGFCAGFIESSIASYIFNNKFSSIKTFGYIESFFALGSFLLPVIVWAFEYHTDIKYSIIFIILINILLLLLLYPLKFEVSKNDRSIIPTLIFNKKTIIVMIILIWCFFYISIETNFSNLLPYINLVSDKFSYITVSTFWLGIIIGRFLYTFILPKTKCKLETLLLIYTSTSLLLYIILVYFSTQDVIKLVILFLLALFLAPMFPLGAGIINQYSSNKNVLTSIFITVAGFGGAIGALFIKSALYINIPVHLSILLILIICLFLNILITKIKP